aacaacttgaactataagggtgcgtttgttgcaccggactatctcggactggactagcttcatggactaagctggactgggtTAGAATATactaagctggactgatttagtgaagcgtttgattctgtgtcggactaaaaagcaggactcatatattatattattaaaatttatatttacaatattttatcattaatttattctatatatactaatattttattattaaattatcattttcctttctatAACCATTTATTTTGGTCAAGCTTTTAATCATCttcctctctcattttttttgtcCGCCCACTGCATCCCTCCCCTCTCCCTTTTCCGTCcaaatccctctctctcttccttctgcCTCTTTTCCTGTCTAATTCCCTGGGGTGATAATCTGATTTTGGATAGTCTCGGATTCGAAGATTTTGCAAATCTCTCTCTGCCTCTTCTATTCCTCTCACAAAATCCCTTGCAAATcttaaaatcaaaccaaagagcAAGAACGAAAATGAAAATTTAGGAGTTGGAGGCAGGATGCATGCATGAGTGACTCGAAGGTGGGAGATGGGGTTGAATTTGCTTTCGGTTTCtgagttttctgggtttttggcttttttgggttttctagGTCTCTAACTTGGAGATCTTATGGACATATGAGAGGGAGGTGGGGAGAAAGACAGTGGGAAGGCAAGTTCTCAAGCATGGGGTGAGGCAAAGTGAGGGGAAGCGGGGAAACGGGACTAGCAATCCCCTCCTTTTCGGGGGCTCTCGCTAAGCCCATCTAACAAAGGATTTAGTCGGCACGAGTCCGACTTAATCCCACTAAACTCAATCCCGACTTGCACCAAACATAGAATAATAACCTACCCAAGTAGTCCAGTCCAGTGAAACTTAAGGTGGCCAAACAAACACGCCCTAAGTCTTTTGAGCTGACGAACAAGATTCCTAAGCTAAATGATAAACaaacatatttttgaaattttttacacCTCTATTAGTCtagtctgttttttttttatatataaattcaATAGTCAAAAATAAAGATAGCGAGTGTGAGAGATTATTTGTCATGTGGAAGAGAAAACTTTTTCGGattcaattttattataaataaaaaataaaaataattagaatttAGGGTTTAAACATTGTTTGTGCATAGTCGTTGACAAAGAACTTGTCCAAGTCTTTTCCAAATATTCCCCTaacctcccttttttttttcttctggaaCAAACGATAGTATCTACACTAACTGGGTggagccacttagtactacagtctggtGGTactcctctttacttgtaagtaagaggtctgaGATTCAAATATCATAGATAAcaaattcgatatcaaattaggttgcccattatgtggcttagccgaactcccgcTTCtccttaatataaaaatatctttgtactaaaaaaaatataaaaacaaaacaaaaacaaaaacaaaaactaagaGGATGAGGAGTGGGTTAAGCCTTACAATGATTTTTGTATGCTTTTGTCAAATTGCTTGATATGTTTGTTTATTTCCCGATTTAGTGTCAAACTTATCTTGAAAGTTACTATGTTGACTAAAATCTTAAAGAACACGCTTATTTTTAGTTATGCCCCTTGCTACTCAATTTCAATCTCATTTTATTCCTTGTAATTCAAAATTCACTACTTCACTCCCTGTAACTCAAAGTTCGCTTCACTCTGCCTTCTGGAACTCGATCTTGGTCCCATTTTGCCACCAGAAACTTGAAAGTCGACTCTATAAAACTTAAAATCCGCTACACATTGCCTtagatatattaatttcttatgtggGATTTGGGTGTGCCAAGctaaacattttattttttattttttttcatctcttcaatttcttttaaacttaatattctCTGATTGAGTGATTGTTGAATGTTAACACATAATGGAGAGTTATAATCAAACTTATTGCACATGTAGCATAGCCTTATTGGGTGTTGGGTCCCACATATGTTTCACGATGCGGCTTATAAGTtttagggagaagagagagtccAAAAGTCAAAGAGgaacaaattttgagttttaaagataaaGTAGTGATTTTTGGGTCACATGGAGCAAAATGAgatcaaaataaaatttcataagGCGTAGATAAAAAaataggaactttaacgaaaagctcccggtaccgttcactttaacgaaaaactatattttcacactaaaaagtcaatcatgatactatttactttaccctttattttgttcttatcattaaaactcaaagttttcaaaccattttcattagttttcataaaaataaGCCAAAAAAATATTGAGGGATCAATTGACTTAATTTACaatcacaaaatcacaaaaggcttcttggtttttcctcttcttttggGGTTGAGCTAGCTCTAGCTGTCTTTtacaattttaaattaaagcaTTTATAATTCATgttcagtgttctaaaaaacgcccTAGGCGCTGGGCGCCTAGCAACCGAGGTGTTTTTGGGCAAATCGGGCGGAAAAATCGGGTTgggcctaggcgggctaggcggtcctaggcggtcctaggaggttttttttttatttattttttattaattgtgtgtttttttttttttttttggtttcatggtggtatacttatggaaatggtgtatctaatttgcaaatgatggatttactacaagttcatccaatacttatggaaatagtgtacctaatttgcattttatcattattttattatccatacaagtatagttttttttaggtgtcaatatgcacttatttacaagatatacaagaaatttacctaaatccgcctagccgcctagccGCTAGGCGttagcccgccgcccgactagtgcctagcattttttagaaccttgttcaTGTTGCAGTGTAGccaaaaacatatatgaaacGAATTGACAACAGAATTACACACAACAAAATTGCGCCCATCAGAATGAAAATGATgaaacataaacaaaactatCGACTTTTCTACGGCATCTGAGACTATTGGATATGTACCCGATTTTAACCGCaaaatttttagttaaaaatacaaaaattaagatttgattgttaaaaaaattgaaatatcaTATACTCTGAAGTACCATAACAAAGAATAATTTGCATGTCATTACATAACATCGATGTCGATGATGTTGATCATAAATTCGgccaattaaaaattgaaaataaaaaatttgaaatccttTGGATTCTCGCAGAATATGGGATTGGGGTTTATCGACTATTTCATCGTATGAAATAGAAGAAGTCTAGGTTTTAAAAACCATCAATAAAACACTTGCAGTTGACTTGATTACTTAAACCATCTTTGACAAAACATATATCTAACATCAAGCACTCTCTGTATGTAAGGTTTAGAGCGTTCTACGACTAATGTCATCCCATATTTCAGCCGAGGACAGGGGCGGACGTCGTTGCGGCCTTCTAAAGAAACGACGAACGGTAGAGACTGCCACCTCTTCAGGATTGTTACAGTTGTGCAAGTCCCAATATGTTTTGCATCTGGAGACAACGGTTTCCAAGTCCTTGGCCATGAGCACAAATGCTTCCACTTTTGTCTGACTTTTGACATGTTTGCTGGAGACTGGAAGTTCGTTGAAACAGTCTGATGCCCAATCGAGAAGCTCTTCCCCATAAATGTAACCTTTCCCGACGCGCTTGATGGCCATTGATGAGACTCCTTGCCCAACTTGATTATCACTCGACCCGTAGGTCCACACTGTTCCTTGGATAATGAACATCATGCAATCGAGTGGATCTCCCATTCGAAAAACGAAGCTGGTCTCACCGTACGTCACTGGCTTCAGACAGTCGCACATCAACGTCAACACTTTTTCATTCATGCCTTTAAGCCTATTTACCTGCACACATGCGCGCGCATGGACATACATATATCATCAGAACAACATTGCAGTGAAAATGGATGCAATTAATAGATGGAGAGAGATGGAGTTTTGAAGAACATACTTTCTTAAGTGTACCCATGAAAAGATGGCGTTTAACAGTTCTTTTGGTTTGCCAGGGAAGAATAAGGAATGGCTTGTGGACATCAGCATCTTTGtcttttttcaatattttttctaTGCTATCCATGATCTCTTTCTTGACATCATCGGGGAATTTATTGTCGGATATCCACCTTCGTACATCTAGCATCCTCATCCGAATCTTCTGTTTcgtctcctcttcttcctccgcTTTTTGTCTCCTCTCCTCTGTTTTTGTAGCTTCCATCTGCATATAAGTCTGTCACGCCACAAATCAAACAATTACTTAATATACTCGAAGAATGATCTCCGCGGCCACAAACTCCTGaacatgagaaattggtgaaagttgaagtaCAGCGAGATTCAGTATAACAACCTGCACGTTTCCAATGAAATATAAAAACAGAAGCAAGCCAACGACCGAAATGAGAATCGCAAACAAGTTTTCCCACACGTACGTACTTGTTGTCAGATTCGTCCCAAAATTACTACAAAATAATAGACAATGTTGCCCAATTAGATAACCCAAAATTTATATCcgttacatattttttttaaattgttgatTGTCAATGGATACATCGTACCTTAGATTTCGCAAGCCCCACCAGAAAGAGTAAAATAACTTCCTTCCGAACTGTATGTGGTCTACGTTATGATTCTGAAGGGAATCTAGAAATATTCCAAAATTAAATTGGGGTAAGACACCATCTGGAGTATCTAACGGGCAATGCTCGTTTAGAAATGCTATGTTTCTTGAATTAGTAGTTTGATGCCCACAGTAGAAAGTATTCATACACCCAACAGGATCTGGACTATGTTTTGCACAGGCATTGTACCAGCATAATGTCTCTTGTTGAATAgaaaagaaataccaaaaagctCCAAGTATCTACAAAAGCAACAAATTCATAAGCAAATGATTTATCAACTAAGGAATATGTAATGTTTACGGAAAAATTGTGCAGGGCAATGCTATGAGTTTCTATGTGAACCAAATCGAACAAACAAATCTTGTAATAATTGAAGACGGAAGTAGGTTTAAGCGTACATATAATTTGAAACGCGCATACAAAATCGAACGTTAGTCAAACATTTCTAAAAGAAAGCTTCATCTGACATTAGTGAGTACATAACATTAAGCTTTGATAAAAGGAGTATgattctctcctttttttttttttctttcctcccctcctatttgaacgtttacggttaagtcacgtcaacatcttatattacttttttatagaaagagaaagacaaaatagagaatgtgagaaAAAGGGATGGAAAGAGGAGGATAAATAATCCTAGTCCTTGATAAAAAGAACTTCTCTACACTTTTTCTTAACAAAAAACAACCTAATAACTTTGTTtaataaaaatggcttgaactttaatgaaaaggcaAAATTTgagagctttaatgaaaaaaggttttttcaaatttttttcttaaagtcaaTTTCAACTCATGGCCTAAAACCTATAATTCCCTTTCTATTCTCCCCCCAATCCATTCCAACCTAAGTTCTAATTTGGACCTAAAAtataaaacctaaaaaaaagCCAGATTTAGGCCAAGATTAGTGGTGGAGCCCGTCCCCACATGGGTGTGTCTCCCACTTGTTTGACAATAAAATTGAGCCCAACGGCTCTTTTGGTTGATTAACGGCTCACATTTCAATGTGTTGTTGGTTATCCGACGGTCcacatttaatttaattaatacttttattttatatttataaatttattgaatccaacgactgagatctaatatgatcaaatctaacggtaaaaaaaaagatctaacggcccaaatttaaattcaatggttaaaataattataaaaaaaatatttgactcaaaattcacccaaaaactctataaatacctatatatttgttgaaacatccacacaaaactcacatTTCTCCtataattcttccaatttttctttctaccatcttCCAAAACCATGTGTTTGCTCATGTGTCTTGTGTTTATAtatctctatcatgtgtttcatattcttctaTAGTGTTTCATGTGtcagtttagtgatttttcaatgtttatcagaatttaaatattttcagattaaaatgttcataaaattaatttagcataatctacataattttttttaaaatagttaattaaaaaaaaaagcctaaattcattattcTTCCATCACCATCATTACTCTATCTCATCTTTCACCTATCACCAtcacctctctctcctctttcaccTATCACCATCATCATCTCTCTCATCTTTCACCCATTACCATcatcatctctctcttttctttctcatggcacttcttcctcctctcctctcctctccggggaattttttatttttttttgttatgtatAAAGTTTAAAAATTTATCATCTTTTGAAGACATAATAATATGAATTATTTATCACATACCAAAATTATTACcgacatatttttaataaaaacactGAATAAGTTTTATTAATAagaaatattgttttttttttaaataataaatttctaGATAGAAAATAATGATCACAATCATGgtcactatttctaaaaaatgATTACTATTTCTAGAAACAGTGGTTACCCTTTCTAGATAGTGGTTGTTATTTCCAGAAATGGTGtcactatttctaaaaacaaTCGTCACCATTTTTAGACAGCAATGCTGGGTTTGAGGGGAGCAAACTGTGTGGTCGCACAGGACCCCTAAAGGTAGACCTGGCATTCTTGTCGTTTTCGTGACATACCTGATATCTTAACAGGTCATGTCGTGTAACACTTGTTAAAGTAAAATGGTAATATAATCTGACCGAAAATCGACCCATTAATATTattaggtaatatgacccgacccgttaaagaaaatatatgttaaatcaataaataataaataataaaaaacataatttgacaaaaaaaaatggaaacataatactaaattagtatatgcatAACATactgccacataaatattatttcaaaacatgaagaaaaaaaaaacatttgtctttcaagtattatatactaaaaaataagtctaatgaaaaaacattagtacattaCTACAAAATACCAAATATTCAAAGATATGCAAAACGAAGCAAGTTGAGCTTCAAGGTTGAGGATTTAAAGTTTTGAAACATTAGTACATTACTACAAAATACCAAACATTCAATGATATTTGAAAACTGATAATTAGCAtgagttttaaagtttgttTCACTTTTAGTTATTGCTTTCTaacattttgtaaaaaaaataaaatttggagGAATATCTTGAAGACcctttttataaattttgcacAGGACTTCCAAAATCTCAAAGACAGCTCTGCTAGACAGTGACACTATTTTTAGAAATCTTAAATTCTAAACCCTATATCCTATATAGTGACATTATTTCTGAAACCGGTGTCATTTTTTTTAGAACTAATGGTTATCATTACTGGACAGTGGCACTAtttctatataaaaaattaagaaacagAAGAAAGAAGCATTCCAGATTCTTAAATCTGAATTGGCTGTGGATCCCGAAAAGAAGCCTCATTTTGATGCGGATGTGGGTATcagttaaaaaagaaaaattgacacCGAAGCTAATGGGTTTCGCGTTttgaaaagaaggaaaatggaCGAGAGATGCTGAGCTTATAAAATTAAAGGGGGTCAACCCAATGTCCTAATCTCAATCTTTTTCAATGATGTCCTTTAACTAATAGAGAAATGCTAAGCATATTACCTCAAAAGTAAGACTTTTTATGGATTCTTTGACACCTAATATTTTTAGtgtaatgttttataatgttagaACGAAAATTAATGTTAAACTATAAGATAATAGAAAGTATACGAAGAGTTTCACTTTGAAATAGCATTCTTAGTATTTCTTTAACTAATATGCCTGAAGAATGCTTTTATTGGTTTATTTGTCTTTTAACTAAtaacaacttttttttaatattatattaaacttttgtcattttcattaaataaagttataagaAAGCTTTTGGTTAAAATTTTGAAGCCTTTAATGAAATGATAATTGAAGCGAAACTTACATGGCTGGCAAGAATGTAGAGAAAAAAATTGTATAGACCTTTAAACCAAGTTCCAACAACCTCTCGAAGCTTCTTGGACGACTGGTGAACTCGATATATCCTTGGTAGATATTGACCAAAAATGAAGGCATTCAGAAGCTTTTTATGTTCCACATATTCAGCGCCTCTCATGTTGTAAAATGTAACTACTATTAGCAGCtttagaaaagaaataaaaagaagttAGAAATCCACTAATTACAGCTAGCTGGTTAAGAATAgctacacaaaaaaaaaattagagtttAATATCTCTTACTTGTGGGACCGGAAGAAGAGCGAGAAAATCATTTATGTAGGAGAAGTATAACCATGACATCTTCTGAGCtattttcttgccaactttagTCAACGCTTTTCCTTTTGATTTCCCATacaaatttccttcaatttgCTGGGTACTTGAGGCCACAGTACTTGTGGTATTTGCAGCCACATTAGCCCCAAACTTTTTGTGCATTTGAAATGTAACGCTTTTGTGAACTTTACAAATAAAAGGCACAGCGAAAATGATATCCGTGAGTGATCGCAACACAAGAATAGTAGTGCTCAGCTTTTTGTCCATTTGAAGACACTTGTTATCTTGATCAATGATTAAAATGTACAAGAACAGAGGATCTAGTGAGACGGCTAACACACAGGAAATAACCATTATCTTACTCCATATGTAAAGGAATTTCCTCCTCTGTTCACTTTTTCGCATTTTTAGGACATATAATACCTTTCTAATCAATACATTCCAATGTCCTGCATCAGATCTTgaaacgacacaaaaagaaCAAATTGCACCCATCAGAAtcatgaagaaaaataaaaggatagGCATATGAGAGTTCACGAGCATTCTTTAGTGTGAAGCATACATAAGGGCAGTGTGACGATGTAGAAGGATGTGCATATGAGAGTTCATGAGGAAAATAGGCAGACAGATGAAATGCAGAAAGTTAAATGCTCAGCATTTGAAAGCATAAGGTGACATTGAATATGTGAAGGTTGTGCATGGATCATAATCACAAGTTACAGCCCTATGATCGATGAAGTATTTTGGCCAGCCAAAGGCAGTAAGGATATGAGTCCCAGTGtttgatacaaaaatatatttgaaAAAATTACAGACAAAAAATTGCAGTCGTAATGTAAAGAAGTACTAACCCCTCTTCTAGGCGCTCCACATCTGAAGCTCTTCCGTAAACCATAACCACTCAATTGAGTTTATGACACTCCGTGATGATCAGTAATTCAGTATTCCCTTCTAGCCTGACAGCAAAAAGaaattgtgagagagagagagagagagagagagagagagagagagagagagagagagagagaggagggagagTTTAGCTACATGGAAGCTTACAGCGATGATACCTGAATGGCTAAGTTTAGTAGCATTCTCTGCAGCAAGTGGCAGAAACCGAAGTTTGGTAGCCTTCTCTGCAGCAAATAGCTAGTTGTTTCATGCAGATGATGATGTTATCGATGTAGAAAATCCCTTTTCGAAAACAAATCAAAGTTCTTCTTATTAGCTAGTTGTGTCAAATGGATTACAAgtattgtttttaagtgttaaAATAAAGGACTAAATGTGTTGCAAGCATTGTGTGTAGATTTCAAATGGATTACAAGTATTGTAtctaatttcaattttgaaCATAATGGAGAATTTACACAATTTTCTTTCAGTGTGCTCAAAtgtgcaaaaaataaatatatcagATCATTTGAGACATGATTAAAAAAGAGAAGATTACATATGCAAAGAAGTAAAAACACCACAGTAGTTTTTCAAACATTCACATTTAAATAGACCAATTCAAATTGTCCTCAATTCGAAGCCTAGACAAAATTCAACTGAAAAGATGTCATATTGTTGGTCATGCTTCTTATTTGGTTGTCAATGTGTTGTGACAAAAACACCGAATCAAAAGAGCAAACTAAGTAATTAGGTAGTTGTTCAAGTGAATCATAAGTGcacaaaattaaaagttaaaactttCCCAACAGTGGCATACCTCTATATGAATTTGGATTACACAATAACCAGAAGTCGAATCTCCTTTTGTATACAAACTAACAACAGTACTGATATTATTGTTTTCCTGGCAGCAGAAACAAAGGGAAGCTTTAAAATGTGTTGAATTAGAACTAGGCATTTGAGCCAAAAAAGTTATTGAGATCGGcataacttctcactttggtccctgagatttgaaatcgatagaaatggtccttgagttttctcaccgtcaatc
This region of Malus domestica chromosome 07, GDT2T_hap1 genomic DNA includes:
- the LOC103439884 gene encoding cyclic nucleotide-gated ion channel 1-like — translated: MVYGRASDVERLEEGSDAGHWNVLIRKVLYVLKMRKSEQRRKFLYIWSKIMVISCVLAVSLDPLFLYILIIDQDNKCLQMDKKLSTTILVLRSLTDIIFAVPFICKVHKSVTFQMHKKFGANVAANTTSTVASSTQQIEGNLYGKSKGKALTKVGKKIAQKMSWLYFSYINDFLALLPVPQLLIVVTFYNMRGAEYVEHKKLLNAFIFGQYLPRIYRVHQSSKKLREVVGTWFKGLYNFFLYILASHILGAFWYFFSIQQETLCWYNACAKHSPDPVGCMNTFYCGHQTTNSRNIAFLNEHCPLDTPDGVLPQFNFGIFLDSLQNHNVDHIQFGRKLFYSFWWGLRNLSNFGTNLTTSTYVWENLFAILISVVGLLLFLYFIGNVQTYMQMEATKTEERRQKAEEEEETKQKIRMRMLDVRRWISDNKFPDDVKKEIMDSIEKILKKDKDADVHKPFLILPWQTKRTVKRHLFMGTLKKVNRLKGMNEKVLTLMCDCLKPVTYGETSFVFRMGDPLDCMMFIIQGTVWTYGSSDNQVGQGVSSMAIKRVGKGYIYGEELLDWASDCFNELPVSSKHVKSQTKVEAFVLMAKDLETVVSRCKTYWDLHNCNNPEEVAVSTVRRFFRRPQRRPPLSSAEIWDDISRRTL